In Syntrophotaleaceae bacterium, a genomic segment contains:
- a CDS encoding roadblock/LC7 domain-containing protein: MPFKHLLTELLERIPGALGAIIADWEGEAVDHVARMDDYELRVIGAHKGIILSNLRRVLEQLGRDRLQEVIISTSRSRTLVLPVTEDYFLVVTADRDVVLGRALFESRRCVARLKKEIA, from the coding sequence ATGCCTTTCAAGCACCTGCTGACAGAACTGCTGGAACGTATTCCCGGGGCCCTGGGGGCGATCATTGCCGATTGGGAAGGGGAGGCGGTCGATCACGTGGCCCGAATGGACGATTACGAGCTGCGGGTGATCGGGGCGCACAAGGGGATCATCCTGAGCAATCTGCGCCGGGTACTGGAGCAACTGGGCCGGGACCGCCTTCAGGAAGTCATTATTTCAACCTCCCGCAGCAGGACCCTGGTGCTGCCGGTGACCGAGGATTATTTTCTGGTTGTGACGGCCGATCGCGATGTCGTTCTGGGCAGGGCCCTTTTCGAGTCCCGCCGCTGTGTGGCGCGTTTGAAGAAAGAGATTGCCTGA
- the ftsY gene encoding signal recognition particle-docking protein FtsY, producing the protein MMMEWFGRWIAAVIDWLAWTGLPEENRVQIAWVLLGILAALAVVLIIALGVSLVRRGKAPPEVEEEPGPPVPPPMEMPPEREIPLAEEEPAVPEEEVSAPAEEGMADREVGIPLPEEKVSLRATEAPAPEVEAPPPVEQMAPPAPAPEPEVEMPVPVEELPPVVEEAPARVSLFDRMRVGLAKTKTSLVGRIDDLLSGSSAIDEDLLEELEEVLVSADFGMKTTTDLMQSLEKRIGRGEAKKPEALRALLKEEIHRRLQMEASPLNPESSAPFVIMVVGVNGVGKTTTIGKIAHQFVEQGKTVLLGAGDTFRAAAAEQLTIWGERAGVNVISQKAGSDPAAVAFDAIKAALARKVDVLILDTAGRLHTKVNLMEELKKIRKVLDRELPGAPHETLLVVDATTGQNALVQAKLFQEAVAVTGLALTKLDGTARGGMIVAIGNELGLPVRYVGIGEGIDDLRPFDPTLFVEALFER; encoded by the coding sequence ATGATGATGGAATGGTTCGGCCGCTGGATAGCGGCTGTTATCGATTGGTTGGCATGGACCGGGCTGCCGGAGGAAAACCGGGTCCAGATTGCCTGGGTCTTGCTCGGCATTCTGGCGGCGCTGGCCGTCGTTCTGATCATAGCTCTCGGAGTATCCCTGGTCCGGCGCGGCAAAGCGCCACCGGAGGTCGAAGAAGAACCCGGTCCCCCGGTTCCTCCTCCCATGGAGATGCCTCCGGAAAGGGAGATCCCCCTCGCGGAGGAAGAACCGGCCGTGCCCGAGGAGGAGGTTTCTGCGCCCGCCGAGGAGGGGATGGCGGACAGGGAGGTCGGGATCCCGCTTCCGGAAGAAAAGGTTTCGCTGAGGGCAACGGAAGCTCCTGCCCCTGAAGTCGAGGCTCCGCCCCCTGTCGAGCAGATGGCGCCGCCTGCCCCTGCACCGGAACCTGAAGTGGAGATGCCTGTCCCTGTCGAGGAGCTTCCGCCGGTGGTCGAGGAAGCGCCGGCCAGGGTCAGCCTGTTCGACCGGATGCGGGTTGGTCTGGCCAAGACGAAGACCTCGCTGGTAGGGCGCATCGACGATCTGCTGAGCGGTTCGTCGGCTATTGATGAAGACCTGCTCGAGGAGTTGGAGGAGGTTCTGGTCAGCGCCGATTTCGGTATGAAAACCACCACCGATCTGATGCAATCCCTGGAAAAAAGAATCGGCAGAGGTGAGGCCAAAAAACCGGAAGCCCTTCGCGCACTGCTCAAGGAGGAGATTCACCGGAGATTGCAGATGGAGGCTTCTCCCCTGAACCCGGAATCTTCAGCGCCCTTCGTCATCATGGTGGTGGGGGTCAACGGTGTGGGGAAAACCACCACCATCGGCAAGATAGCCCATCAATTCGTGGAGCAGGGCAAGACCGTTCTGTTGGGTGCGGGAGATACCTTCCGGGCTGCCGCTGCCGAGCAGTTGACGATCTGGGGAGAACGGGCCGGCGTGAATGTCATTTCCCAGAAGGCGGGCTCCGATCCGGCCGCTGTGGCTTTCGACGCCATCAAGGCCGCCCTCGCCCGAAAGGTGGATGTCCTGATTCTCGACACTGCGGGGCGGCTGCATACCAAAGTCAATCTCATGGAAGAACTCAAGAAAATCCGCAAGGTTCTCGATCGCGAATTGCCGGGTGCACCCCATGAGACCCTGCTGGTGGTCGATGCCACGACCGGGCAGAATGCCCTGGTGCAGGCGAAGTTGTTCCAGGAGGCCGTGGCCGTTACCGGCCTGGCCCTGACCAAGCTCGACGGAACCGCCCGCGGTGGCATGATCGTCGCGATCGGCAACGAACTTGGCCTGCCGGTGCGTTATGTCGGCATTGGTGAAGGGATCGACGATCTGCGGCCTTTTGATCCGACCCTTTTCGTAGAGGCGCTGTTCGAACGGTAA
- a CDS encoding cell division protein ZapB, producing MDLSIVIRLEEKIDQLLARKQELEEECRRLTNENTALLREKEEFGAELDRILAKLDRLGQEIS from the coding sequence GTGGATCTGAGCATCGTCATACGACTCGAAGAAAAGATCGATCAGCTTCTGGCGCGAAAGCAGGAGCTGGAGGAGGAATGCCGTAGGCTGACCAATGAAAATACGGCCCTTCTCAGGGAAAAAGAGGAGTTCGGTGCAGAATTGGATCGGATTCTCGCCAAACTCGATCGATTGGGCCAGGAGATCTCTTGA
- a CDS encoding cell division protein ZapA, translated as MKQAVQVTILGQQYTVKSEASQHEVLRVAEFVNGQISDVLTSGRSVDTLNTAILALMNLGGAYLRLQENTGSAEQDLRDRLKKLLSRLEKALP; from the coding sequence TTGAAGCAGGCTGTTCAGGTCACTATTCTCGGTCAGCAGTATACCGTGAAAAGCGAAGCCTCTCAGCATGAGGTGCTTAGGGTGGCCGAGTTTGTAAACGGGCAGATTTCCGATGTGCTCACCTCAGGTCGATCGGTGGATACCCTGAATACCGCCATTCTGGCATTGATGAATCTGGGTGGAGCCTATCTGCGGCTGCAGGAAAATACCGGGTCGGCCGAACAGGACCTGAGGGACAGATTGAAAAAGCTTCTGAGCCGTCTGGAGAAGGCCCTGCCCTGA
- a CDS encoding 5-formyltetrahydrofolate cyclo-ligase, with translation MPKKSIRAEVLTRRRHLAAETCLRWSLSAQERLLESSEFRRAAAVALYSPVQNEVFTEMLFHQAVQHGKLVTYPRVRGSELEFVQVDESSNLQPGAFGVLEPRGDRVVETSRLDLVVVPGVAYDREGHRLGYGKGFYDRCLHGKRRPRFLAGLCFELQIVNKLPAEAHDVRMDMVMTENCRYDFPHAAG, from the coding sequence ATGCCCAAAAAATCGATCAGAGCCGAGGTTCTCACCAGGCGCCGGCACCTGGCGGCGGAGACCTGCCTGCGGTGGAGTCTGTCGGCTCAGGAGCGGCTTCTGGAATCTTCTGAGTTTCGCAGGGCGGCCGCCGTTGCCCTTTACAGCCCTGTGCAAAATGAGGTTTTTACCGAAATGCTTTTCCACCAGGCTGTCCAGCATGGCAAGCTGGTGACTTATCCAAGGGTTCGCGGCAGCGAGCTCGAATTTGTCCAGGTCGATGAGTCGTCCAACCTTCAACCGGGCGCTTTTGGCGTTCTGGAGCCAAGGGGGGACCGGGTTGTTGAAACCTCCCGCCTGGACCTGGTCGTCGTTCCCGGAGTCGCCTACGACCGGGAAGGCCACAGGCTCGGCTATGGCAAAGGGTTTTACGACCGTTGTCTGCATGGGAAGCGGCGTCCCCGTTTTTTAGCCGGCCTCTGTTTTGAATTGCAGATAGTGAACAAACTACCGGCGGAGGCCCATGACGTTCGTATGGACATGGTGATGACGGAGAATTGCCGTTACGATTTTCCTCATGCCGCCGGATAA